From Salminus brasiliensis chromosome 21, fSalBra1.hap2, whole genome shotgun sequence, a single genomic window includes:
- the vgll4b gene encoding transcription cofactor vestigial-like protein 4b isoform X3 — protein MAGVKGVVCELSFGPSGSKSTILSRSAVVSVGKDVSSGRGKPANGDYRKDPRDRSRSPIERAAAPTMSLHGGHLYAHMPSLAMDQPLALTKNSMDAARTVTISPTVSPVERQQNRPSVITCAPANNRNCNLSHCTVSHNGCSPSLPSNYRRPSNTNTACDPVIEEHFRRSLGKNYKEPEPVTNSVSITGSVDDHFAKALGETWLQIKAKGSSSGSPDSSPNSHMVNHSHSPSLVS, from the exons ATGGCCGGAGTGAAAGGGGTGGTGTGTGAGCTGAGCTTTGGCCCGAGCGGGTCCAAATCCACCATCCTCTCTCGCTCGGCAGTCGTCTCTGTGGGGAAGGACGTTTCCAGTGGACG AGGCAAGCCTGCCAACGGGGACTACCGCAAGGACCCCCGGGATCGCAGCCGCAGCCCCATCGAGCGCGCTGCCGCCCCCACCATGAGCCTCCACGGCGGCCACCTCTACGCCCACATGCCCAGCCTGGCCATGGACCAGCCCCTCGCACTGACCAAAAACAGCATGGATGCTGCCCGCACTGTCACCATCTCGCCTACTGTCAGCCCTGTCGAGCGCCAGCAG AATCGGCCCTCTGTGATCACGTGTGCCCCCGCCAACAACCGCAACTGTAACCTCTCTCACTGCACTGTGTCTCACAACGGCTGCTCGCCCAGCTTGCCTTCTAACTACAGGAGACCCTCCAACA CGAACACAGCCTGCGACCCTGTGATCGAGGAGCACTTCCGCCGCAGCTTAGGCAAGAACTACAAGGAGCCGGAGCCGGTTACAAACTCCGTGTCCATCACCGGCTCGGTGGACGACCACTTCGCCAAGGCGCTGGGCGAGACCTGGCTGCAGATCAAGGCCAAGGGCAGCTCTTCTGGAAGTCCTGACTCGTCCCCGAACAGCCACATGGTCAACCACAGTCACTCCCCCTCCCTCGTTTCTTGA